The Cannabis sativa cultivar Pink pepper isolate KNU-18-1 chromosome 8, ASM2916894v1, whole genome shotgun sequence genomic interval atactatcaactaagtcttcctccctagatctctaaatcagaagcagtttattttctctgattatcaaaaggtatacaattgtgatgagacaatatgtatttatagagttagggaggggacttagctacaaaaccctagttgaaatTTGGGCtttgctcatcaaaggcttcagtcaactagaaaagcccacacttctgcttcacctagactttactcacagatgctaagcccattaacaattgatcaccaacaacatgggctaacacagcaaagaactatccaatcaacccaagttttaataaaaccaataaaatttaatgtaagcccaaataaaaggtCTAACAGaagatcttaaaaaaaaaagatttttgtaGATTCTCTTGATAAATAAAGTGggaacaacaacataaaaaataaagtaataataaagagagaaaaagatggaAGGAGAAACCTTGATTTACACTAGGATCCTTCAAATGCTCTCCATTCTTTCCCCAAATAAATTTGTAGGTGTGGAGCCTATTAGTGAAACAGGTCCGCGGTTACAAAGAACTATCCATTTAAGATTTTATGACGAGAAAGCATGAGGTCAATATATTACCTTTATTATTGATGGGAAGTGACAAATTATTGCCACTCACAATTTTACTGCTTTTGGAAGACCCTTGCACAGGACTTGTTAGAGTTGGAAATGCTCTCCtttcattttcttcttttccCTTTTCTTCAAGTTCTGTTCTTACTACTTCACTGTCATTCGTTTCTGTTTTTACGTTTCCAGTTTTTTCAATGTTTAGTGATATTCTCCCAatataggtttgttagagaaatatgtgactaagatgatttttttaatttaaaaagagattattaatatttaaaagattgtttaattttttggtttaattattgggtttatttgttaacgggagataaacctattaacatcgttaaatttaacagaatattatattaaaccaagaaatgttaaaccaagaaatgccgttagatagacacttttaatatataaagatatggtGATATATATTTCACGTGCGTAGCAAATGTATCTTTCACTAGTATAACAAGTGTCTATATTTATTAAATGGTTTTGTATTGTCatagtaatatatttaaataattattaatattatataggggaattattttatatattgtttttttaattttgtttttaaatttacagtttggatttctaaagtgattgcagcgctagttgcaataagggttTATATATGacttttgttgcaatttaggttgcagcgttagttgcaataggagtttctatatgatttttattgcaattttgtttgcagcgctagttgcaatatgggtttctatgtagatttccataaaaatacaaaaaaaaaaaattattttgaagtgtaaaaataaaaagctatatcactcatatatataaatatataaatgtatattattattattattatttttatttatttttttattattatataggtATTCTCGTTAATAAAGAAATGAAATTTGTTTCACTTGAATCATAACAAATAAtactacatatatttttttttgagttaagTAGTTATTtctcgaaaaaaaaaaacacatgttcAAGAGAAATGTTTTAATATTTCGCGAAAGAAAAAGAGACATGTTTTAATTATATCTCAAAAATTTTTCACGTGATTAATTAGTACGTTTGAATTAAAACATGGATTATTACTGATTTATTTTCTTCCAACAAATGGATTAGTACTAAATTATTCACGAGTTGAGATGAGATTGGGTTATATACTATACCAGGTGAAGTGAAGCTGTTATTAATATAAAACACGTTTTACTCAAGTCTTTCAACAACATTACTAATTCAGATCTTCACGTGTgtatgtaattattattattattataaaaaatcatcATCTCATCAAAGACACTCAAATTTCGGTCTAAATGCACTAATTAAACATGTACAGATCTCTCATTTACCTTTATTACCCACAGTCCGAGTAAACAGGCCAATATTACCGAATTCTTCGACTAGAAAAACTATGAACAACGTGATTAAATAGACACACtatatatcataataaaaataagaatatagTAACAAAAACGTGAGTAAACAAACTAAAAGTAAACCAAATCACTATCTCTAGGACGAACTACTTTCTCTCAAATTTATTATACCATCTCTATTTCGTAATATTTTCTTTAGTATGCTATCTTGAGTTTAACTGTAACATTGGTATTTTCTTTTTCAGTTAAGAGGGTTTCTTTTTTGATTATCATTGAatcaaatcaataacaaaagagGATTAGATTGTTATATcacaaaaagaagaaaaaaaatggaacCATTATGTGATTTTTGTGAGGTGGTGAGGGCAGTGATATACTGCAAATCAGATTTGGCTCGTCTTTGTTTGCAATGCGATGTTTGTGTACACTCTGCGAATCTTTTATCTCGAAGACACGAACGGTCATTACTGTGCGACAATTGCAATAGACAGGCTGCGATGGTCCGATGTGTGGATGAGAAGATGTCACTGTGCGAAAGCTGTGATTGGAGCTATGGTGGCGGTAGCTGCTCAGCCACCGGACACCGCCACCGCCAGCCCATGTATTCCTACACTGGCTGTCCTTCTTTAGCCGAGTTTTCCAATATATTCGAGTCATTTCTCAATGAGCCTTGTTTAGATGCTAATCATGGTTGGGGTTCTAATGTAATAGAGCCTAATAAAGATCAAGCTATcaaatcatcatcatcttctatTGCTATCCAAAATGTAGATTGTATGCCTTATTTTCAAGATCAATTACCTTTCTTTGGTGATGACTCTGTTCTCTCCAAGGTACGTACACCTGCAGTTAAATATGATATGTAAAGATTATATAGGGACCATATTTCTGTAATGGTTGGGTCACATTGCCATATTATGTATGCGATAGATATTTGAGGTTACCAAATGTTGTTTTGTTTACTTTCAGGATCATTCAAAGCTCAAGGACCAGAATATTAATATTCCTGATGGGAATGATCTATTTATAAGCCTAAACATGGATGCAATGAACTTTGGaagtaataataatgaaatatttaactCTTCACAAGCTTGTATGAATAGGTACCCGTTTGAGAGTGGAGGACTGGATAGTACTATACTAATGGATAAAAACTTATCAGCTACAGAATCCAATGGTCATACTGAAAGTGCTATGGAGGTAATTCTCCCCTGTTTAGTGCTATACtaatgtttttatgtttttataattGAGCTAGCTAGCTTGAACTTTTGTTTGTGCTTTGTAATTTAGGCATCTTCATCAGGTCAGCAGCAAGATTGCATGGCTTTTCAGGCTTCTCAAGTGTGTGGTACAGCTAATGTGATGCAACCAACAATGGATGGTGGTTCTAATTGCTTGCTTTTGAATCCTACTTTCACTTCTGGCCAAGTTCATAGCTCTGGCGCCATTTCCCTATCCAACATTACCGGCGAAAGTAGTGCTACTGATTATCAAGATTGTGGGATGTCACCAGTTTTTCTAACTGGAGAATCTTGGGAGTCATCTCTAGAAGTTAGCTGCCCCCAAGCTAGAGATAAAGCTAAGATGAGATAtaatgaaaagaagaaaaacagaACGTTGGTTCCTAAACTCTTACTCTCATTATGAAGGCCAAGAGCAAAAATGTTGTTACATTAAAGTGATTTTTATGTAACACTttctttttgtgtgtgtgtgtataggTTTGGGAAACAAATAAGGTATGCATCTCGGAAAGCCAGAGCTGATACTCGAAAACGCGTAAAGGGTAGATTTGTGAAAGCAGGAGAAGAATATGATTATGATCCTCTAATGACAAGCAGTGGTGACTTTTGATCATGGATaggatcatcatcatcatcatcatgaatCCTTTAATTTTCAAGAACAAAGTCTAGTTCTCTCTTCTATCAAATCTTCATTCACACCATTTCCTCTGTCCAGAAATTTCATGGTTTTTCTAGTCCATATGGAGAAACAAAAGGCTCACTCATTTGATGCGCAATTTACATGGTACACATAATTATAAAACAGTTTTCAgtagtaaaagaaaaaaaaaattgtttattagGCAGgcactaaatttttttattgttagctAGTaagtaatactttatttttgtGTCCCTCTGATGTAAAGTCATTAGACAAATTTTGTTAAGGAAATAATATGATCATTTACATAGGAATTTTCTCAAAAGTAAAAAGAATTTACACTGAAAGAATATAGAAATAACACTAATTAAGTTATACTTATGTTATCTTAGCCTTGTCATTCTGTTTCATATGGGGACAATTTCAATAGCCGAATAATGTTTTTGGTTAATCATTTGTAAATTAGAAAAGGGGTCACTATTAATGGgagaaaaaatattcttaattatCACAAAAGTTAATAaacatttttattcaaaaaaaaaaaagttaataaacATACATGTGCCACTCTCATGTACAGCTTATAAGCACAAAGTACCTTataatttattagatttttttactGAACCTTATTAATTTATAGTTTATGAATTTGATATAGTATTGATAAAAACATACACCTTTGACACATAATCTTATAGtgttatatcaaattatataatttttcaggGCTAGAAGTAATAATAGATTTCAGTAGGACTGATATTATATTAGTTATTACATCACATGACTTGGACCTTGACCCTCCTCCTAtggttaattaataattaatcataGTATATAATAATAACTTAACAAAAGAGTATCTCACAAATATGTCGGCAGATTTTCAAGTTAGACAGTTTTGGTTTATATATTTGACTTTATTTCCAAGGGAGTGACTGTTGAGTTGTTATGACAAGATTAATTGTTCTATGCTTTACGTGAGATTAATAGTGATACGTATCATATCAAGTTCTGTTACACTGAGACGAGTGGCATTAGTATAATGTTCACTAgtttatttttcttcatattattaatattattattgctaATTGTACGTGCCGATCATAAATTTGATtcactcattttttttaaatgatggaCAACCACATAAACAAATCACGATATTTACCACTTAAAAACATTTTTCGgccgttattattattattattattgtttctaATCCCAACACGAAAAAGTTTGTACTTGATCAAACAAtagttattattaatttatttgatttttcaatATTGAATATAGGAGACAATAAAACCGGTGAAGGAATATTGTGGTGATCCTGAATTCACGTATTTGTTTCGTTGGAATCCACCTCACACAATCTTCTCCAAGAATAAAAAATCTCCACACAACACATATTTTGTGGTTATTAAATTCTTTGCGTTTTCAAAGTTGACATTTCTCTCTGTTATCTAAAATGTTTTGACTACTGATTTAGTGATTTGCCTTTTATTCATTCTTAATTTAGTTGTACTTTTCACCAGTAATCTTCTcaattttgtttaattattaatcattttctctctctctctctctctctctctctctctctctctctctctctctctctctctctctctctctcttgtttaGAACTTCAATATTTAAATCATTGGAAGTCATTTGAATCTTGTACTACTAATATTATTCATGCCAAACATGATCTGTTTAAgtgaattttttaatataattaatcctAACTCTTTCGGCATTATAGTGACAGAGGCGTATATACCTCTTGCATATAATAATCGATGCCCATGTTCAACTATATTTAGATAATTTTAGGAACCAATCAAGTATATTCATTTTAAAACAATTTCATTTCTTTTGGCGGAACTGTTACGtattaatataaaagaaaaagaaaatgtatAATTAAGAGAGTTTGAAACTCTTAAATCCCAACATTTCCATCAAATCTACATAGAAAAACCTCCACAAATTTCACTATCCCAGAAACTTGGTTATCTCATCAGTTGGAACAAAAAAAGGCTTAAAAAAACAAGAAGGGCGTTTTTAGTGTAGTAGAGCAATTAGTTTTGGAAAGAGAAGAATCACACTGGCTTCTTTGCTGATCCGATGAAGTAGTAGTTGAAGAAGTAGTTACAAGAGTTGGAAGAACCATCTCAACCGAGGCTCCAATAAGATATCTCTTGGTGAGCTTATGACATGTATTGCAAAGGAAGCACCTAATGTGTCTCCGGGCTAAGAAATTAGCCCCATGAACCCATGTGTCGCATTTTCTACACAAGTACGCATCGTCGGCCTGGCAATACACCGAAGCCGCCGAGCTACACAGCTCGCACACCACCGAGCATGTGTCGTCGTCAGTGCTCGACGACCGAGCTACAAAATTACTCCCTCGGTTGCTCTCTTCTAGCCCTCTACACATTCTTCTTTCTTCCTCTTTTAATTAACAAAGCTCAAAAGACTCAATGTGTTGTGGAGAATAGaggtttttctatttttgtattGGACAGAGCAAGTTGGAATAAGAAGCAATTTATAGGAAGTGTTTGGGGTTGGAAATGGGATGAATTCTGTCCTAGAATTTCACCATTATGACAATCTCATGTCACTATGTGACAATAAtgtcattttcttttcttttttcaccTTGGTGAGTTTAGCAcacagtttaattttttttttctctttctcaaATTTGTGGTTGAGAAATAAACGCTTATAATAAAGGAAAGAGTGTCCAAACACATGGTTATAAGTTGTGAGCTTGTTTTTCAAGCCTTGTTGTGATTGTGGTGAGATGCTTGAAGAGACTGATGGAATAGGCTGCggatctttttcattttttgagtGGTTACAAAGTCAATTATAGATTAACAAAGAATGAAGCTCTAGTTGTATGGTGTAGAATTAAAGTCTCTTACAAAAGTAGGACCTACCAAGTCCATTGGCTTCTTTGCACGTATGACAACTTGGGTTATATAAAATTTGGAAATTGATTTGaccattattttataaaaaatatatttttttttattttcgtcCCTTCTTGGACCCCATAAATTGGAGAGACGGTTGAGTCAGTCAGTGGTGAGCGTAGAAAAGAAATAATGTCTTTGTCCACACATTGTTATATAGCGGTGGATCGATACATATTACTCCACATGTATGGTCGAAAGTTGAAAGCTTCCACGATTGAGGCTCTTACATATGCCATGATTGATATCCAATATGAGCTTGTGacttaaacaaatatatatttattatatatacattttttttttaaattaaaaaaagaatattcaAAAGCAATGGACAAAATAAGCTATCATAGGTGTCCAACTATGGtgctttttcttcaatttgggATTGACAAAGTGATGAATCTTGACCACTTGTTTTGGAGACCATGTTAGAAGAGTACGTAGTGGCAATTAGATCACAATCCCCAATGTTAGAATTTAATAATCCACCGAAACTTTTTAATGTAGAGGCTACCGTCGGCTACCACTCTGTGCTGTGctgtgttgtgttgtgtgtaTGAGAGTGCGTGAGCCTTGTGGGTTCGAAATTTGAATGAATGGCTTAGAATAAGGCTACTTTTGATTCGTGTTTGGATTGAAGTGGGAACTCGTGACATAATTTCCAAAATTTTAGTaaaggaaaataaataatttgtcgaactattattcaaaatatcattccCATTAATTCGGCAGCAATTAAAGGTATATAAAAGTGATTATAGGGATAGTTTAATAGtttcaaattttttcttttgaggaaattctaaattcgattttttttcccaatataaaaaaaaaaaaaaccaaaatttttccaagattaatTCTTTTATAACCAAAGAAACTCACATTAACTTCTTTTCTATCATTCAAAATATTTCACTacaattaaacttttttttttattttattttaaacttttatattatatcatacattaatttttttaaatattatatatttatatattattcatttttttaaataaaaaatatgagaaagaaaaaaagagaaatgaagaaaaaataataaaaaataatagtaaaataagtTTGAAGAATGAATAGTGCTTAGCTTAACTCCTAGCACTATGATAAAGTGTCACTTTATAATTTGTTAACAATGttctataaaatttattaaaataagtaGAACTCCATAATGAattatatcaataataatattacacatCAGAATGGTACTAGGCACCATGAatgccttttagcatttctcttttatattttatctcacatttttatataacaacatgCATTGGATTCACTATATTTTTATCTACATcattaaaatagtatatttttaatacattaataatatataaattaataaaaaaatattatattatacattatatataattataaaaagttaataacttaaataaagcagtaataaaacaataaaaaaaatttagctCTCTCTATAGCTACATCTAGAGATGCATTTTATTAGAGTTTGTGCAAATATATTATAGCTAAGTTATAAGAGCACTCACAATAAGTGAGCTATAATAGCtaaaagctaaaaaaaaatagctaagACTTTAAAATTAAGCTCCAAATGCTTTAAACTCTTAGCTATTATAACTCATCCCAAACTCCAAGAAATTTTTCTCTACATTTAGCTCATGAATAGTGAAGAGGTAAAACATATTTTatactttttctttctctctttcattaaattaattaattttttattattctttttactcattttcatattttttttattttaataaataaaatatatgtaaaaatataatatttaaatgatatatagaaaaatttaaatgatatataatattttcatatttttttttttattttaaatgatgtATGCTGTAATGTAAATGTGTGaggtaaaataaagaaaataaaattttggtgagatattttaaagaatagagTAGAGAAACTGTTGGGAGTGCTCTAAAGAAGTTAATGGAAGAgttaaaaataagtttttaacTAAATTTGTTTAGCTTTTAGCTATTATGAAGACACAGGTAAGGAATGTTTTGTGGACAATTCTTAAAAATTTTTAACTTTAGCTATTATAACTCATTTGTTGTGATACATTTTCCTACAAGTATGACTAAACTTTGGTATGCATTAGTCATGACATACAAGGTTTTGTtaagaaaatttattattattaactcaATATTTTTAGgcaactaataaataataaattatataattatagagATTAAAGAAACGATTAAgtattattttgaaataattttttttacgtaTCCATATTATCTAAATTTCTACATAGGGTGATTTGGCATCTATCTAGGTGACACGTGGAATAAATTTCATAACCTGGACGGGCAATCCCACTTATAATGAGTTGTGCAGGGAAATCTGATACTTGAAGTCATAAACAGAAGTTGGGACATCCGAGCAGAACATGCGAAAACATCCGACCAACTTCCATCAAGTAGTTGGCTCGAATACACTAACCAGGGGATGCGAGTTGGACAATTTCATATATGCTATATATATCCTCAAGCTTGCAAGACACAACACTATTCCTAAATTTATGGGATAGATTCGTtgtaataaataagaaaataaacatAACTAGTTTCCTATTCTGTTTATTGTAATTATAGAAAGTAAACagatttctcattttatttcttattgattttgaaaaatcaatttaatgtaaTTAATCTTTATAAATAGTGGACTAATCTCACTATTCAATGACACAAATTTCATCCAGAGAAAATACAtgagaaaaatctaaatttaagaGTGAAATACTCAGAGATCATTGTAAGAGCTTTTGAGAGAGATCAAGGTTTTCTTGTTCATCTACTcacaagtcaatacaactaaaagggagTAGGCTATAACCATCATCAAGAGACCGAACCTTTATAATTCTGGTATtctctttattatatattactcatATTTGTTAGTTCAAATTATTCTTAAATTGCTTTAATTTGACTCACTATCGTTGGCTGcgaggtcaatattttggtacttTTATTGAGAACAAAGAAACACAAGTCTTTCTTTTGTGTCTTTTTCAAGACACGAGATGGTTGTACAAATACGGAGGAGAAATCAGACTGAAACAACGAATCTAATGGCTATGGATCCAAACGTGCAGACACCTGCAAACCCTAGAGATCCAGCCAAGACAGACCCCACTCTGACTAATCCTCAACCACCAATAGGCCAACAAACTATAGGTCAATTAAGGAGTGACTACCCACTGGCTGGGTTTACTCTGGTCGTGCAAGAAACCTTAACTACTAGTACTCAGACCGAGCAAACTACCCCCACTACTAAAATCCCATCTACTATAAATTCTCAATGGCCAATCGGTGATGACACCGAACTACAGAACTTGCAAGCTACACTAGGGCAAATACAAGGCCATAATAACACTCTTCATTACGATCAACAAGATACTAGAGCAACTATACATTTTGACTTTGTAGAATAATGACGACAGTTTGAAGAATTGAGGGATCGAGAGAAGGAAATTATGAGAGCCCAACAAGAAGTGATTGACAATCATTATAGGTAGGTCGCCGTACTAATCAAGAGAGCCTATCAAGTCACTGGCTAATAACCAGTAGCAAATACTACAAAATCAAGTAAAAAATCTTGTCTTTAGTTATAATTAATatctttataatatttattacagattcattaattattaaaagtctcatttaaattaataaaattctgAATTAACAATATCAATGGAGCACCTCTTGCCACACAACACCTCAAGAGAAATTGATTCTTCACATACTTATCAATAAGTGCAGaagcacaaataaaaaataaataaaggtgATAACTGATCACATTGTTGAATTCCTAAGTAGGAATAACGGGACCCATACTTTGGGCCTTCATGATCCACCTGATACCCATCCGTACTCACACAAACTGAACCCAGCATTCATGTAAATCCATCTTAAAAAGCATTGCACTAAGGAAAGACCAGTCAATACAATCACAACTCACAAGCCTTGCTAATGTCTAATTTAAGCATCATATAaccaattttcttatttatCCTACGTTTCAAATAGTGCATAATAATACACCATAATATCATCATATATTAAAGGCCGAAATAAAAGtactttgagttttttttttttttttgaaagaacctTAAGTTCATTTAACTAGAAAAATAGATGGGAACCACATGGGGAGTTCCCTCCCCTTGATACAAAACGGCTTGATCAATAGCGACTCTAGCGCTTAAAGTACTTTGAGTTTGAACCACACTGAGATAACAGAATTACACACGACCTTCATCCTATCACCAACACTTTAGAACCCAACTTAATTAAGAAGCACATTACAAAGAGATCTAATAGGAGGTAAATCTCCCATCTACATCCTGATAAGTCTGCATGATCCCAAGTTTTTGTCAGAAATATTGGAGTATAGTGGGGCCAAAGGTGGTGAGTtgggtttgtaatttttttggggACTCGAAACGAATAGCGTTGATTCCTATGAAGAAATCCTCAACGCAGAATGAATTGGCTAATGCTAttgttttctaaaaaaaaaaaaaaaaaattggctatTTTCGCAAGAAAGTGAAAATTTGGGGGCACTAATGCGTAAACTAAAAAACCAGTGGCAAAGTAGTacagtaaaaaaatatttgaagggttatttgtgaaataaataaATCCTTCCGAAAACGACAACAACAGTTAAATCTCTTGAGTCAAAGAGTTCGGCACTCCTCGCCATCGCCACCGTCTTCTCCGGTCATATTGATTTTGATATTTGTTTTTTTCGATAAACggtcatatttatatatttgaaaaataaataaaataataaaataaatgtgtTGTGATGCGAAATCAGTACAGAAATTATAATCCTACGATCAGACTCAGACGCCAAGTAATGCCCAATCCATTATCGAAAGCCCTCACTCCTTCTCGCCTCAAAGACCTTCTCTTCATCTTCTCTCTCCTCTTCCTCCTCTACCTTCTCTTCCGCCAAATCCCACCGCAGCTCCCGCTTCCTTCCTCCGACGTCTCCCTCGGCCCCACCGAGCGCCGCCACCTCGTCATAGCCGTCGCTTCCTCCTCCCGCTCCTGGCCACTCCGCAAACCCTACGTCCGCCAATGGTACTCCCCTAAATCGACGCGTGCCTTTGTCTTTCTCGATCAACTTGCTGAGTCAGATCTCGGTGACGGACCCGACAGTTCCTTGCCGCCGGTAATCGTGTCCGAGGATACTTCCCGCTTTCCGTACAGTTTCCGGGGAGGACTCCGGTCTGCTATCCGGGTCGCACGTGTGGTGAAGGAGGTCGTCGATCGCGGTGAGCCGGATGTTAGGTGGTTTGTGTTTGGGGATGATGACACGGTCTTCTTTGTGGATAATTTGGTCAAGACTCTGTCGAAATACGACCATGATCGGTGGTTTTACGTCGGGAGCAATTCGGAGAGCTATCAGCAGAATGTGAAGTACTCATTTGACATGGCGTTTGGCGGTGGAGGCTTCGCCATTAGCCACTCTCTGGCTAAGGCTCTGGCTAAGGTTTTTGATTCTTGCTTGGTGAGGTATGCCCACTTGTATGGAAGCGATGCTAGGATTTTCTCGTGCGTGGCAGAGCTTGGCGTTGGGATAACCCATGAACCTGGGTTTCATCAGGTACACATTTATTTTGTGAAATGTACTTGTGTTCTCCCTgcattaattatttgtttttttatgttaataTAAGAATTTATTTGGTTTTATTCTTTATCCAAGATTTGATTTTTATTATAGTATTTTGacaaaatcaaatatttgatttttaaaattagattttCTGTCttctttgtatttatttattttaatgagcTCAATTAAGTTTGTTGACTGCTGATGCATTTCTTTTGTTGGATGAGAAAGGTTCTACAACTTgggtaattacatatttaaaagGAAAGGGTAGTCCTATCTACTGATTTTGGGGAGTTCTGAAGTGTAAATGGAAATGAAGGTTAAAGATTTAAGAAAAAAGGGTTTAATCTTTTGGATGTAGAAAATATGGGAAGAACagttttttcaaacattacagaCTAAACCATCAACAAGGGAAAGGATAATAATACAATTACAGTATAAGCTGATATTCTTACATTTGCTGCTTGCTATGCAGCACCTAGTATTCTGTCTCACTCGAAAGATAGAAAGCTGTTTAGGCGTTTAGGGGTTCGTGGGCATATTAGATGGTCAGTTTTGGGACTTTGTGATATTTACCCAATTTTTCACTTTGACCAGATTGGAGTGTGGCTCGATTTGGCAGTTTCTTTTCTTTAATTGAACTCGAGTGTTGTGTATATTATCTGATCCCAGCTTGGTGTTTCCTTGATTTATGCTCAAACCTTGTTTGTAAGTCGGGCTGAGTGTCCCTATATTTTATGGTCTTACTGCATCTGACCAGGTTGATCTCCGTGGGAATCTGCTTGGAATGTTGTCTGCGCATCCATTGTCACCTTTGTTGTCACTGCATCATCTGGATGCTGTTGATTCAATCTTCCCCAAAATGAACAGAACTCAAGCTTTTGAACATTTGTTTGAAGCTGTAAATGTTGACCctacccggattttgcagcaAACAGTCTGTTATGATAGTTCACATTCGTTGACTGTTTCTGTGGcatggggatatgctattcaggtAATTGAAGGCAACAAGCTCCTCCCAGatcttttctctcttcagaaaactttTACACCATGGCGGAGGAGTGGTAGTGTAGAGGCAAGCCAATATATGTTTACAACGAGAGACTATCCCAGAGATGCATGTAAGAGAC includes:
- the LOC115700838 gene encoding zinc finger protein CONSTANS-LIKE 12, which gives rise to MEPLCDFCEVVRAVIYCKSDLARLCLQCDVCVHSANLLSRRHERSLLCDNCNRQAAMVRCVDEKMSLCESCDWSYGGGSCSATGHRHRQPMYSYTGCPSLAEFSNIFESFLNEPCLDANHGWGSNVIEPNKDQAIKSSSSSIAIQNVDCMPYFQDQLPFFGDDSVLSKDHSKLKDQNINIPDGNDLFISLNMDAMNFGSNNNEIFNSSQACMNRYPFESGGLDSTILMDKNLSATESNGHTESAMEASSSGQQQDCMAFQASQVCGTANVMQPTMDGGSNCLLLNPTFTSGQVHSSGAISLSNITGESSATDYQDCGMSPVFLTGESWESSLEVSCPQARDKAKMRYNEKKKNRTFGKQIRYASRKARADTRKRVKGRFVKAGEEYDYDPLMTSSGDF
- the LOC133030624 gene encoding B-box domain protein 30, with product MCRGLEESNRGSNFVARSSSTDDDTCSVVCELCSSAASVYCQADDAYLCRKCDTWVHGANFLARRHIRCFLCNTCHKLTKRYLIGASVEMVLPTLVTTSSTTTSSDQQRSQCDSSLSKTNCSTTLKTPFLFDGNVGI
- the LOC115700899 gene encoding uncharacterized protein LOC115700899 encodes the protein MRNQYRNYNPTIRLRRQVMPNPLSKALTPSRLKDLLFIFSLLFLLYLLFRQIPPQLPLPSSDVSLGPTERRHLVIAVASSSRSWPLRKPYVRQWYSPKSTRAFVFLDQLAESDLGDGPDSSLPPVIVSEDTSRFPYSFRGGLRSAIRVARVVKEVVDRGEPDVRWFVFGDDDTVFFVDNLVKTLSKYDHDRWFYVGSNSESYQQNVKYSFDMAFGGGGFAISHSLAKALAKVFDSCLVRYAHLYGSDARIFSCVAELGVGITHEPGFHQVDLRGNLLGMLSAHPLSPLLSLHHLDAVDSIFPKMNRTQAFEHLFEAVNVDPTRILQQTVCYDSSHSLTVSVAWGYAIQVIEGNKLLPDLFSLQKTFTPWRRSGSVEASQYMFTTRDYPRDACKRPAVYFMESVTSVNDGIQSNYARFKERNCPKANAIENLQNIRVYSKKLELDIEQMKAIRRQCCDILPAFNNSMIINIRQCGVDELIYMHS